In Dietzia sp. ANT_WB102, a genomic segment contains:
- a CDS encoding excinuclease ABC subunit UvrA — MTPNSGDPYVRVRGAAEHNLRNVDVDVPRDALVAFTGVSGSGKSSLAFGTIYAEAQRRYFESVAPYARRLLQQVGVPHVQEITGLPPAVALQQQRGAPSSRSTVGTLTTLSNLMRMLYSRAGTYPPGAPRLEAEAFSPNTTAGACPRCQGLGREHDVREDLMVPDTSLSIREGAIAAWPGAWQGANLRSIVSGLGIDVDAPWHTLSARDREWLLFTDEQPKVLVEPEPGRIDHGYYGLFRSARTHVNHVLATSKSQMMRDKAMRFVRATVCSVCSGTGLKADSLAVTFRGLTIAEINSLPFSELVAVLRPVADLTEAGAATASADSGEDTEVAVRICTDLVTRSEVILDLGLGYLSLGRSSTTLSPGEAQRLRIATQLRSGLFGVVYVLDEPSAGLHPADAEPLLDVLDALTRSGNSLFVVEHDLDFVRRAEWIVDIGPGAGEHGGQVLYSGPVAGLEHVAGSITSDHLFGRAEPLQRHQRTPRGWLHLRGISRHNLRGLSVDIPLCVLTAVTGVSGSGKSTLVTQVLAEVVRQHLGHTPDTTDDREDDREDDEADIEVDETDGLDSFDRLVRVDQRPIGRTPRSNLATYTGLFDAVRKRFADTLEARRRGYGAGRFSFNVADGRCETCQGEGFVSVELLFLPGTYAPCPTCHGARYNAATLEITYRGRTIADVLALSVDEAADFLNEIPAAQRSLTALREVGLGYLRLGQPATELSGGEAQRIKLATELQRARRGHTLYLLDEPTAGLHPADIALLVRQLHRLVDAGNTVVLVEHDLNTIVSADWVIDLGPGGGDDGGLVVASGTPEDVARAEDSATAPYLATRLSALAGDR, encoded by the coding sequence GTGACCCCAAACTCCGGTGACCCGTATGTCCGTGTCCGCGGTGCGGCGGAGCACAACCTGCGAAACGTCGACGTCGACGTCCCCCGCGACGCGCTGGTCGCCTTCACAGGTGTCTCCGGGTCAGGTAAGTCCTCGCTCGCCTTCGGCACCATCTACGCCGAAGCGCAGCGCAGGTACTTCGAGTCGGTGGCGCCCTACGCCCGGCGACTGTTGCAGCAGGTGGGGGTACCGCATGTGCAGGAGATCACGGGGCTGCCCCCGGCGGTAGCGCTTCAACAGCAGCGCGGGGCCCCGAGCTCCCGGTCCACGGTGGGCACGCTCACCACTCTGTCGAACCTCATGCGGATGTTGTATTCACGCGCTGGCACCTATCCGCCGGGCGCGCCGCGACTGGAGGCCGAGGCGTTCTCGCCAAATACCACCGCCGGAGCCTGCCCCCGCTGTCAGGGGTTGGGGCGGGAACACGACGTCCGTGAGGACCTGATGGTTCCCGACACGTCGTTGAGTATCCGGGAGGGTGCGATCGCCGCATGGCCGGGCGCCTGGCAGGGCGCCAACCTGCGCAGCATCGTCTCCGGCCTCGGAATCGATGTCGACGCGCCCTGGCACACCCTGTCCGCCCGCGACCGAGAGTGGCTGCTGTTCACCGACGAGCAACCCAAGGTCCTGGTCGAGCCCGAGCCGGGTCGAATCGATCACGGCTACTACGGGTTGTTCCGGAGTGCCCGTACGCACGTCAACCACGTCCTGGCCACATCGAAGAGCCAGATGATGAGGGACAAGGCGATGCGCTTCGTCCGCGCCACGGTCTGCTCGGTCTGCTCCGGGACCGGCCTGAAGGCGGACTCGCTCGCGGTCACCTTCCGCGGCCTGACCATCGCAGAAATCAACTCCCTGCCATTCAGCGAACTGGTCGCAGTCCTCCGCCCAGTCGCCGACCTCACCGAGGCCGGTGCGGCGACCGCGTCCGCCGACTCGGGTGAGGACACTGAGGTCGCCGTGCGGATCTGCACTGACCTCGTCACCCGCTCAGAGGTCATTCTCGACCTGGGCCTGGGCTATCTCTCGCTGGGGCGCAGCTCCACGACGCTGTCCCCGGGGGAGGCGCAGCGCCTGCGGATCGCGACACAGTTGCGTTCGGGACTCTTCGGGGTCGTCTACGTCCTCGACGAACCGTCGGCGGGCTTGCACCCGGCCGATGCCGAACCGCTGCTGGACGTTCTGGACGCACTCACGCGCTCGGGCAACTCGCTTTTCGTCGTCGAGCACGACCTCGACTTCGTCCGCCGCGCCGAGTGGATCGTCGACATCGGGCCCGGCGCCGGCGAGCACGGCGGGCAGGTGCTCTACTCCGGACCGGTGGCCGGGCTCGAGCACGTGGCGGGGTCGATAACCTCAGACCACCTCTTCGGGCGCGCGGAGCCGCTCCAGCGCCACCAGCGCACTCCCCGCGGGTGGCTGCACCTGCGCGGGATCTCCCGACACAACCTCCGGGGCCTGTCGGTCGACATCCCGCTGTGCGTCCTGACGGCCGTGACCGGGGTCTCCGGCTCGGGAAAGTCGACACTGGTCACCCAGGTGCTCGCCGAGGTCGTCCGGCAGCACCTCGGTCACACGCCCGATACGACGGACGACCGGGAGGACGACAGGGAGGACGACGAGGCGGACATCGAGGTCGACGAAACCGACGGCCTGGATTCCTTCGACCGACTCGTCCGCGTCGACCAGCGCCCGATCGGCCGAACGCCCCGCTCGAATCTGGCCACGTACACGGGGCTGTTCGACGCGGTGCGGAAACGGTTCGCCGACACTCTCGAGGCCCGCCGTCGCGGTTACGGGGCGGGACGCTTTTCTTTCAACGTCGCGGACGGGCGATGCGAGACCTGCCAGGGCGAGGGGTTCGTCTCCGTTGAGCTGCTGTTCCTGCCCGGCACCTACGCGCCGTGCCCGACCTGCCATGGCGCCCGCTATAACGCCGCGACTCTCGAGATCACCTATCGCGGCAGGACGATCGCCGACGTCCTCGCGCTCTCTGTGGACGAGGCCGCCGACTTCCTCAACGAGATCCCCGCCGCACAGCGCAGCCTGACCGCGCTCCGCGAGGTGGGTCTGGGGTACCTGCGACTCGGGCAACCGGCCACCGAGCTCAGCGGGGGCGAGGCCCAGCGGATCAAGCTTGCGACCGAGCTGCAGCGGGCCCGCCGGGGCCACACGCTATACCTGCTCGACGAACCCACCGCGGGACTGCACCCGGCAGACATAGCGCTTCTGGTGCGCCAATTGCACCGGCTCGTGGACGCCGGCAACACCGTGGTGCTGGTCGAACACGATCTCAACACGATCGTGAGCGCCGACTGGGTCATCGACCTGGGGCCCGGGGGCGGCGACGACGGCGGGCTGGTCGTGGCCTCGGGCACGCCGGAGGACGTGGCCCGGGCAGAGGACAGCGCCACCGCGCCCTACCTGGCGACGCGGCTTTCCGCGCTCGCCGGGGACAGGTAA
- a CDS encoding gluconokinase, producing the protein MPAPHIVVMGVSGAGKSTVARVIAERTGAPVLDADDLHPPTNRRKLSAGVPLTDEDRRPWLAAVRDRMRERDSSAAGGPGLVVACSALRHAYRDVLRDVDRPVFFVELGTDPDLIAARLAARRGHFASQRILESQLRTLEPLADDENGIVCSIARSAAAISDEVVAAIGDCVTPHEQLDSGRDPKLR; encoded by the coding sequence ATGCCCGCACCACATATCGTCGTGATGGGTGTTTCCGGAGCCGGGAAATCGACCGTCGCGCGTGTGATAGCCGAGCGGACTGGAGCGCCGGTCCTCGACGCCGACGACCTGCACCCACCCACCAATAGACGGAAGCTGAGCGCCGGAGTACCCCTCACCGACGAGGACCGGAGGCCCTGGCTCGCGGCGGTCCGCGACCGGATGCGGGAGCGCGACAGTTCGGCGGCGGGCGGCCCGGGCCTCGTCGTCGCGTGTTCGGCGCTGCGCCACGCCTACCGCGACGTGCTCCGGGACGTGGATCGTCCGGTGTTCTTCGTCGAACTCGGTACGGATCCGGACCTCATCGCCGCCCGGCTCGCCGCGCGCCGCGGGCACTTCGCCTCCCAACGGATCCTGGAGTCACAACTCCGCACCCTGGAACCGCTCGCCGACGACGAGAACGGGATCGTGTGTTCGATCGCGCGGTCCGCTGCCGCGATCTCCGACGAGGTCGTCGCGGCGATCGGCGATTGTGTGACGCCCCACGAGCAGCTAGACAGTGGACGTGACCCCAAACTCCGGTGA
- a CDS encoding maleylpyruvate isomerase family mycothiol-dependent enzyme, which yields MDTTSPDVSTDAPNAEPAGTAPVEVRHLIQQWKRLDELLAGLKKDDWTAPTSLPGWTVRDVVAHVAGTEHMLAGESVPDIELPASAHEYVRNPIGELNEKFVQEARPLAIEDAFEDFREAVAERTRQLAEMTAADLEAETDSPVGRVPYRTFMGVRVFDCWVHEDDIRQAIGMQHHLGGDTGRFAVAEIVRALPRIVGKKAAAPDGSRVRFRITGETDTDLPLATDVVVDGRASLADVDDTAPATVELVFDTPTFVRATTGRIVAEPGDGVEVSGDEDLGRAILGSLTFTI from the coding sequence ATGGACACCACGAGCCCCGATGTCTCCACCGACGCCCCGAACGCAGAGCCCGCCGGGACAGCACCCGTCGAAGTGCGCCACCTCATCCAGCAGTGGAAGCGGCTCGACGAACTCCTCGCCGGGCTGAAGAAGGACGACTGGACGGCGCCTACATCCCTGCCGGGATGGACCGTCCGCGATGTGGTCGCGCACGTCGCGGGTACGGAGCACATGCTGGCGGGCGAATCGGTGCCCGACATCGAGTTACCCGCTTCGGCCCATGAATACGTGCGCAATCCCATCGGGGAACTCAACGAGAAATTCGTTCAGGAGGCGCGACCGCTGGCGATCGAGGACGCCTTCGAGGACTTCCGCGAGGCTGTGGCCGAGCGCACGCGGCAACTCGCCGAGATGACCGCGGCGGACCTCGAGGCCGAGACCGACTCCCCCGTCGGCCGCGTCCCGTACCGCACCTTCATGGGCGTGCGAGTCTTCGATTGCTGGGTCCACGAGGACGACATCAGGCAGGCCATCGGGATGCAACACCACCTCGGCGGGGACACAGGACGATTCGCAGTCGCGGAAATCGTGCGGGCCCTGCCCCGAATCGTCGGGAAGAAGGCCGCCGCGCCGGACGGCTCCCGGGTCCGATTCCGCATCACCGGCGAGACCGACACTGATCTGCCCCTGGCCACCGATGTCGTCGTCGACGGGCGTGCTTCCCTCGCCGACGTCGACGACACAGCGCCGGCCACCGTGGAATTGGTTTTCGACACCCCGACCTTCGTCCGCGCGACGACCGGGCGGATCGTCGCCGAGCCGGGCGACGGTGTCGAGGTCAGCGGTGACGAGGATCTCGGCCGTGCCATCCTCGGATCGCTGACCTTCACCATCTGA
- a CDS encoding methionine/alanine import family NSS transporter small subunit, protein MDAPAIIMMLLFLLVIWGGLALSIGHFLRHPDDTTEENAAREARTDSPRG, encoded by the coding sequence GTGGACGCTCCAGCGATCATCATGATGCTGCTGTTCCTGCTCGTGATCTGGGGCGGACTCGCCCTCAGCATCGGGCACTTTCTCCGCCACCCCGACGACACGACGGAGGAGAACGCCGCCCGCGAGGCCCGCACGGACTCACCCCGCGGCTGA